A stretch of DNA from Solea solea chromosome 20, fSolSol10.1, whole genome shotgun sequence:
atcaacaactccagtgtgcaatgatgtaaaatcaactttggactttggtgcaagaagtgagtggtttacaatgCCACGAAAACCAGTCTGTACCTCATAGAAACACACTGGCCTAAATGTTAAGGTAGGAGTTGTATTTCAAATCAACTGTGCAGGTGTATATTATAAAGTGGACACTGAGTGTACCTGAGTGTTAGGATTTGACCTCTTTAAAACCCATTAAGTGGCACtgaaatgaacttttttttttttttttttttttttttaaataaagatacaaTTTGTATCAACTGCAGTTACAGTTTATAATAAAAAGGTGGATACCACaatacaaaatgacacaaactcatGTTTATCACGGTTTCTTGCAGCCTCATGTCTCTTCCTTCCCCTGAAGGAAGTGGCTGCAGGCTGGACTCGGATCACCTGAGTGACGGGTTTTTACTCTGCAGCATGAGGATCTCGGCGACAAGCACCTGTGGATCCATCACCTGTGGGAACATGTCCATGGCCATGTGCACCAGGTGGACACTGAAGATGGCCAGGAGCTTTTTCCGGACgacctccctctcctctctacTGGGGCCCGGTTGCAGAAGCTCCCGCGGTAAGTGCTTCCCCGGCAGGCCGTGTACCACCGGATGGTGACCACCGAAGGGATCGGACCAGTACGTctgctgctggtgtttgtgGACTCTGGTGTGCTGGAAATCTGCTGGCTGACTGTATGCAGCAGGTACGCTGACTGGGTACGCGCCGTAGCCATGGTAATGGGGCAGATTGTGGGGTATTACGTCAGGGCTGTGGCTGCTCAGGGGCCCCATTTTGTGATGTTGGGGGTGGTGCTGGAAATCTGGTGCAATCCCCAAAGAGGGAGGACCATAAGAGCAGCAGCTACATGGCGCACTTCTTGGAGGGCAGCACTGCTGTCGTACATTGCATACATGCTGGCAGTTCCTGTATTTCGGCCCATACTGGTAATCACATTGACTCCAGGGAGCCTCCATTTGCTGACTGTCTATGGAGCCTAAACCAGAGTCAAGCTGCTCATGAGATTCACTTTGCCGCACTGAGTCATGCTCAGAGGGAGTGGAGCGTTGGCCGGACTTCTCCTTCTTGGATGTGACTTTCTTGCTCGAGCGATGGCTTGTCTTCCCCTGTTCATTTTTATGTTCTTTCTTTACTGAGCTGCTCTCGTGTCCCAGAGTGAGTTTCTTGGCCATGTCCTCGACCAGCAGGAGGCTCTGTCCAGGCACAGGACTGGAGCACGTGGAGGGTTGTTTCTGAGCGGCTGAGGGATGCTTAGCATTCTCACGAAGCTCATCGGCAACCAATCGATTGGACTGTTTGGCTCGCTCAGGATGGTGGAATTTACATTTGATTCCATAAGTACATTTCTTTCctgcaagaagaagaaggaagagttTTACAGCCGgtccagcagctctgtgaggTCAGCACAGCAAAATGTGTTTGGCAGGAATACAGTGAAGATCATTAGTTTTGCAGGTATTTGATCATAAATCTAACTAGAAGTCCTTTAATGTCATCGTGAACATGTCTGAGACAAAGTTCCTCACAATCCATCCAACTTTCAGCAGGTTTTTCAAATTTAACTGATTTAAGGCTGATGCTAAAAGATCACCAAAGTCCTGAGGATTCATCTTCTGAGGACCAGGAATATCTACTCATTTGCATGATATTGGAGTTTAAACATGTTTGGCCGAAAGTATTTCACATAAAACAGCCTTTTTGTCTCACCATAAGGGcacagatgttttttctgaGTCTTCGGAAACTTCCGCAGGAAGTTCTCCAGAGTCGGACCATGTCGGCCAAGAGGATCATCAGGTGGCATGAACCTGCACCAGAGAGAAATTCAAACGTTAATCTTCAAGAACTTTAAAGCTTTTCACATCTTCCACCAAACCCACTAATGTGGCTGTTCCATTACatagttctagcactactcggctcaaCTCAAGTCCACTCTACtcgtttttttgcttttccattggtgatagaggttccaagcgagctgagccgatactaaaatgtgaagtCAACAGACTAcaggccactgattggtcagagagtgtcatcactggaagagtaatgaggtccgacacaagaatcaaaccgaacaatgccgaactgtagatcagtttaaaagacttaaaaatcctgaaaacctgtgttaatctccaacatttagcaaaggaaatgtctaaatttGTTTTCCTGGGTTCTCACAAGTGAACCATTTGCGTAACAAGCATGTGGCATTCAAAACTTCCCACGTATACAAGTGAGTCTCTTGTCTGGAGGGGAGAACTCACTTATTGTTAACGAAGGAGTACATCAGCAGCCTCTCCTCAATGAAGCGCTTCCACTTGGGCTTCTCTCCCTGAAGGTCACGGTACATGTCGTTGGACACGATGATGCCGTCAGACTCGTAGCCATGCTTGACAATGAAGCAGTCATCATTGCAGACCACTCGTTTGCCCGCGACACGCCTGGACGGCGTGAACACCAGGATCTTCCTCCTCTCCAGGTCACGCAGAATGTGCTGATCTGTAAACCAAACACAGGGTTGCATGAAGTCATTGTTTATCATAGCCCAACTTAAAATACGAAGGTCAATAAATGAATGCCAAATGTCTTCTCCATATCGTCCAAGGTCTCTGAACATCATCGAGCACCAAGATCATTGTTCGTTAATAAAACTATTCtattttaaagctccagtctGTAACTTCTGTCACCAAAGGACTGCTAGTGTCACTTCGGGCAGCCAGGTTTTGACTAAGGGTAAGTgtccatgtttacatgtttttacaacagcaACTAAGTCAGTGTCACGATGCAAAAGGGTTGATTTTCTCTATCAATTATCTATCAATACAAAGGCACACAAATTACAGTTTGCACTTGTAATTACATGGACAAACTTTTTCACAATGTGcttttcaaaaaagaaattTCAGGAAGTCATAGTTCCATTTAACCTTTGTGTGTCTGAGCAAATAGATCGGACTTAGttaaatattaacacaaaacaagaacatcctcatgcaaaaaaaaaatgttgatcagcaGTAGAAACTGCAAACAAGCGGTGCTGAATCAGAAGCCACTTCCAAATGTAGGCCACCCAAGGGCTGTTATAGCAACAGAGAACAGTATGGTAATTAGGTGGTTTCTCACAACGtcagaaaaaaaccctcatgTTTATCTTTGAAGTTATGCCTTGATAAACCACTGATAAAAACTACTTTACTTATAGGAAATAAACTGACATTGGGTATTTCCCAGCTAGCGCAACACTCACTGTGAGAATCTAAGCATTTACCGTTTCTAGAAACAGAAGCCTACttattttcattcttatttCTACTACTtttaaactactaaactactacgaGTAGTAGATAAGTagtataaaacattaaaaaaaactttagagAAGACAATGGGATACACAGTATGAGCCATGTGACAAAGAGTTCACAGTGATATAAACTGAGATAAACAGACATTACACACATTTGGAAGGCTACAACCTTTTTACTTATTGGAAATAGAAATATTATCCAAGTCAGATAATCAGCAAGAATGTGTGGGGTGAACGAGGAAGTGGACAGTGTCCAAACTCGGGTGAATTCCCTTCATCTGACTGACCTGTGATGGGAACATCTGGCCGAGGTTGTTCTTTCCTCCACGAGGgaacaaacacagtgacttCAGTGTGGCCTCGGTCCAAGAAGTAGTTCACTGCCAACTGGATTCCCAGACACGAGAATACTTCCTTGTTGCCGTGGctgaatgaaggaatgaatgaataaatagaaaccaggaaaaataatgaatgagtaaacatttaaatattaaatgaaaaaaaaagaaaaaagttttcaACAACGAATGAAGTGTCATTTATAATCTCACTCTTTGATATTCAAATAACTTCACGGCTCTTATCGATACAACTCAACACAatgagtccacacacacacccaagaGCTTTACGACGTCTTCTATTCTATTCACCTATAGCATGTCCACATACTCAAGGGACATCTTAAGTCTGAAGGTACAActacataataacataataattaaaaatacaacCAATTCTTTGCTTGTATCTAAATCATACCATAGatcacaggtgtcaaactcaaggcccgcgAGACAATATGTCgtgtctttcctgctttttttccccactgattTACTGATTAGTACCACAGTCATCAAGTTATCGCAAATGAAATGtagactttgaaaacacagagcccGGAACCAGAGGGGGGTTATTTAGCTTTATACAGCTAGTAAAAATGATTGGCTAATATACATGTGATTACAAGTCCGTTTGTGCTGTTCTACTGAAATACAGTTGAGGAAATCAGGCCAGACAGATGGAAATGGGCAATGgaaaaatcctttgttctgaACTTTTTGCTATTTGACCTCATGCGGCCCTCAAgttggacacagtttttaatttcgGCCCCCCTCTGTTaggagtttgacacccctgccatAGATTAAGAAATAGACACTGCCCTAGTAATTCCTTGAGCAAACTTTACTGTGTAAATCTCACTGTTTAAGTTTACAAATGCCTCAAGGGCTTTTTGGATGTGTCAAGTTTGAAGGAAAGGTGACTGCACTGCAGGGTAACTTGGTGCAATGGCTGCTCCTGTTGAAAGGGCGTCTTTAGAagacacacattacacacacatgtgctcTGATTTGCATACTTGAGCAGATTATGTACAACGTGCCTGAACGGGCGTGCCTGGCTGGGAGAGGCAGAAGGACAGATTGTATTCTCATGCACGCACTCAGtttacacacactgtgtgttttggttttgtgtttgttctcccACCCCTTCATCTGTTCCTCCAACTACATGTGTACGTCCCTGTAAAACCAGGCGGGGGGGGTCATATCGGTCCCTACTTTTCTGTCAAACCTCCATCTCcaatgctgctgtttctgtgatGGCTGGGTATTGTCCTCTAAATTATATTCAAATATAGTCATTCAGGCCAGCAGGTTCAACCATGCAAACACAGAGCCAACAACAAAGAGATCTAGTGAGAAGCTCAAACCTGTTTCTGCCAAGCAGGTAACTTTAACACcctataaaatatatatatattagtatGCAAGTTAATTAGAATTATTGATGAACTGATTTGGGCCAAacttggtgaaaaaaaaaaaaacgtgttgtAAAATGTTTCTAATCATGATTGTAATATGTTTCCATATTCTATTATGCACTAAAATTAGACATAAAGTTGAAATCAATAACAGTCATGTATTTAAACCTAGGGTTGCAGACTTCCTGATAAGAAAATAAGGCACAGTTATATTGTTTACATATTGCACTTTGCACACATTGGTTCTGCCTCCTTTGCTACGATACACAGGACTCGGAAGAACAATTAAAAGTGCACATTTTCTGTTGGATTGCGAGGGTctgacagcaggaggagaagtgttttttttaatcttcatcAGTGGACTGGGACTGAAAGTTCCACTGTATTTCCCCTTAAGCTGCTATCAATAAATGTGCTTTCATCAACGTTTCACAAGTCAGGAAGTGGACATAAGATTAGGATCGTGTGTCATGACAGATTAAATGTTAGTAATTTCCGAGAGAATATCAGGAAATTCGGTGAATAAATATCACAATTTCCCTTTGGTGGTTTCACACTCAAAAAACCCTAATCTGAATATAAATATGAGGGATGCAGACGTtgcttattttcattattaattcatcttctttcttttttttcaaataatacCGACACTGGAGCGTCAAgcaaataatgcaaaaataaagCCCAAAGTGTCTTTAAATGTCGATCGTTCAAAAATCGATGGTGTTTTTTGCTTtccaaaaatgacaaattataAGTTCCAAattcaaaacaacaattaatcATGATCATTTCAGTTCTGATTAATGTAAAACGATAGGTTTTGGACATGTTTTTGCTTGAAAACCAGTTTGGCTACCACTTTTTCTTGTCGGAGTATCTGCCGACACCGCTATCGTTCTGATAAAACTGCCATTTTTAAAGCTGTTACCAACACATTTATGCTGTATTTACCACAAAGCCATAAccagtcatttcaaaaacatactATTCTAACTGTATTACACATGTGCTGATCCAATAAATGCAATCAGTGCTTAGTGAAGCATTATGTGCAATGTAGGGTTTTTAGATCGCATTGGATGTTCGATTTTTTACTCCTTCTGATATCTGACCTGGAGATTCTCCCCAGTATCAGATAGACACTCAGTACCGTTACAGCTCTTCTCCATTTGAAAGTGTTCATAGTTTCTCACCTCATGGCCACGTTGCTACCATCTATAACGATGGGTCTCAGGGCGTCTTCATCCTCACTGCTCTCgtctctgctctgtgtggaCGCCGCACTAACAGGCAGTTGCATGGTGGGACCCTGTAACTGCTGGACGTCTCCTTTGGGCAGCAGCACCGACATCGTGGTCACCGGCCCCTGTTTGGCTTCCTGACTGGGCCCGATCTGTACCAGCTGTCCGAGAATTTTATCTGTGTCTACGTTGGGGCCAAACTTCTGCCGAATGGACCGGACCTGAGCCGTGGAGTAGCCCAGCTTGTGGAAGAAGTCTATTTGGGCCTCTGTGTGTTGTGAGTCCAGGTAGGGGTCAGGATCACAGGAATACATTTTCTCACAGGAAGGAAGGCAGGAGTTTTGAACAGGGAGAAGTGAAGGGAAGATCCATGCAGCAGCGTCAGAGTCTGTGGGGTTGAGGCAGGCCTTGGAGGGGTTTTTACTCCACGGGTGCACCGATGGGGGAAAAGCAACGCCGGCATTCATCCCTCCTACATCGGTGTAGCTTGTTCATGTCAGAAACATTACAACTTCTCTGTGAAGAGTCCTGAAACACAGAGTAGATCCTTAAGACACTGCATTCAGTAGCATTGTCAgaataatgtatttaaaattatgaaagtaaatacatttatcatgatttgaaatgtgttgtagtgttagattattaattattaagtGTTAATATACATAGCATGAATCAAATATTGTGCCGCAGATTTATCACGATTACATATTTTGTAATAACATCTAACAATTTTTTTCGtaactgattaatctgtcaattattttctcgattaatcgcagaatggtttggtccaaaaaggtcagaaaatgttgatcagtgtttctcaaacctggaaattatgatgttctcaaacatcttgttttgtccacaaaccaaaaattatttagttttaattatttattttttatatggagcaaagaaaacggaaaacattcacatttaagaagctgggaaatcagaaaaaaaacttttaataatgaaaaggaaacacacatttaatttggttattgattaatcgagtcattATTTCAGCCCCACTTGTTTTGTTATGATACTGTTGCTTGGGAGTTACTATTTTAACTAACTCACTTAAACTGCAAAGTAACTACTGttgtaaatgtcacattttggtcatgTTCCCCTACTTTTACCTCTCTGATTCTCTGTGAAATTAAAACAGTTTCAAAGCTGGTGAACTCCACACCTGGATCTAGGCACCTAAATCCAGGTCATTTCCCTCAGAACAACAAAACCAGAGCCAAGGTAGTCCTGTCATTCTCTAAGTATACAAACAGAATCTCTCTCTA
This window harbors:
- the zc3h12ab gene encoding ribonuclease ZC3H12A, translated to MNAGVAFPPSVHPWSKNPSKACLNPTDSDAAAWIFPSLLPVQNSCLPSCEKMYSCDPDPYLDSQHTEAQIDFFHKLGYSTAQVRSIRQKFGPNVDTDKILGQLVQIGPSQEAKQGPVTTMSVLLPKGDVQQLQGPTMQLPVSAASTQSRDESSEDEDALRPIVIDGSNVAMSHGNKEVFSCLGIQLAVNYFLDRGHTEVTVFVPSWRKEQPRPDVPITDQHILRDLERRKILVFTPSRRVAGKRVVCNDDCFIVKHGYESDGIIVSNDMYRDLQGEKPKWKRFIEERLLMYSFVNNKFMPPDDPLGRHGPTLENFLRKFPKTQKKHLCPYGKKCTYGIKCKFHHPERAKQSNRLVADELRENAKHPSAAQKQPSTCSSPVPGQSLLLVEDMAKKLTLGHESSSVKKEHKNEQGKTSHRSSKKVTSKKEKSGQRSTPSEHDSVRQSESHEQLDSGLGSIDSQQMEAPWSQCDYQYGPKYRNCQHVCNVRQQCCPPRSAPCSCCSYGPPSLGIAPDFQHHPQHHKMGPLSSHSPDVIPHNLPHYHGYGAYPVSVPAAYSQPADFQHTRVHKHQQQTYWSDPFGGHHPVVHGLPGKHLPRELLQPGPSREEREVVRKKLLAIFSVHLVHMAMDMFPQVMDPQVLVAEILMLQSKNPSLR